In Lactococcus protaetiae, the genomic window AAAAGCGGAATATTTGAAGTTGGATAATCTTATTAGTCAGTCAGAGCTAGAACTCAAAATCATTGAAAGACGGGTTCAGCTTATCAAATGGGATAAAGTTCCAGTAGGTGTTTTACGGTGGAATTTATTTTGGGATGAGATTCCATTTTTGAACTTAATTTTCTTGAAACCAGCTTTTCGTGGACAAGGTTTTGGACATGAAGCTTTGGATTTTTGGGAGATGGAGATGAGGCGTTTAGGTGTTAAACAAGTCATGACCTCTACTCAAAGTGATGAGATGGCACAACATTTTTATCGAAAATCGGGTTATCTTGATAAAGGTGTTTTAACTTTTGATGGTACAACGATTGAACAAGCTTCAGAGCTTTTCTTTATAAAAAATTTGTAGTAACTTCATTTTAGGTTATGAAGGAAATTGTTTCGTTTTGACTTGAAAATATTTTGTAATCAGTATAGGTTCAGTTTCACTATTAAATGTGTCAGTTATAC contains:
- a CDS encoding GNAT family N-acetyltransferase, with the translated sequence MLEITGVTNAEKAEYLKLDNLISQSELELKIIERRVQLIKWDKVPVGVLRWNLFWDEIPFLNLIFLKPAFRGQGFGHEALDFWEMEMRRLGVKQVMTSTQSDEMAQHFYRKSGYLDKGVLTFDGTTIEQASELFFIKNL